From the genome of Segatella hominis, one region includes:
- a CDS encoding family 16 glycosylhydrolase, producing the protein MKVNCIRLFLLLLCGLLISDSIPVQAKEKSWKLIFYDDFNSIGKERFDTTKWIVPDREPYKWSRWISDSKSVVLRRNGKLICRAIPNTAFADSAKMLTGAICTKGKFSFKYGKLEVKMKTNFLPGNFPAVWLLPENHGNPYRYGEIDVVEFFGTDQKSHQTVHSHSSFILGKTEQQNSFAQKVTPNQWHIYGMEWTPTYIAMYVDGRIIGTFFKSNDSEEVEEGQWTFDRPYYIILNQSVGDEGWNTPMLNTIYETEIDWIKVYQ; encoded by the coding sequence ATGAAAGTTAATTGTATTAGGTTATTTTTATTGCTTTTATGTGGATTATTAATTTCTGACTCTATTCCTGTTCAGGCTAAAGAAAAAAGTTGGAAATTGATTTTTTATGATGATTTTAATTCTATAGGAAAGGAACGTTTTGATACGACAAAATGGATAGTCCCAGATCGAGAACCTTATAAGTGGTCAAGATGGATATCTGATTCTAAATCAGTTGTTCTTAGGAGAAATGGTAAATTGATATGTCGGGCTATACCAAATACTGCTTTTGCTGATTCTGCGAAAATGTTAACTGGCGCAATTTGTACTAAAGGTAAGTTTTCTTTCAAATATGGAAAATTAGAGGTGAAAATGAAAACCAATTTTTTGCCGGGTAATTTCCCTGCTGTATGGTTGTTGCCAGAGAATCATGGAAATCCTTATAGATATGGTGAGATTGATGTTGTAGAATTTTTTGGTACTGACCAGAAATCCCATCAAACAGTACATTCTCATAGTTCTTTTATATTAGGTAAAACTGAACAGCAAAATTCTTTTGCTCAGAAAGTGACACCTAATCAGTGGCATATCTATGGAATGGAGTGGACTCCTACTTATATAGCTATGTATGTTGATGGAAGAATAATAGGAACGTTTTTTAAATCAAATGACTCCGAAGAGGTCGAAGAAGGACAATGGACATTTGATCGCCCATATTATATTATCCTTAATCAGAGTGTAGGGGATGAAGGCTGGAATACTCCTATGTTGAATACAATTTATGAAACAGAAATAGATTGGATAAAAGTTTATCAATAA
- a CDS encoding ATP-binding protein, which yields MKYPIGIQSFEQIIQGGFVYVDKTDLVYQLVYSGKIYFLGRPRRFGKSLLVSTLEQYFLGNKELFKGLAMDKLETEWKQYPVFHVDFSTGNYLNDGALEEKLSGTISRWETRYGVENTYDDLGLRFQEVLRAAHEKTGLGAVVLIDEYDKPILDVLDLDYQVEHLGKMISLEEKHRNIMKSFYATFKGADADLRFVFLTGVTKFSQISMFSGFNQPDDISLNRNYESICGITKDELVRYFAEPIKELAEDYDCSYDEMLTMLKQKYDGYHFSKRMTDIFNPFSILNAFNQMDFGNYWFKSGTPTYLVRLLSHFDQNMNELIGKYYSTSQFDDYKADVEMPLPMIYQSGYLTIKGFDRDTQSYLLDIPNNEVREGLLTVLANNYLKTKEDSASWLISSVHQLKRGKLQEFMDSLTAFLASIPYSVRRRNDEREYERYFDYTFYLLLRMLSCYMLFREKETSKGRADCVYETPNDVYIFEFKLDGSAEGALLQIEDKGYAKAYATDARHIHQIGVNFSSKSGTIEEWKEK from the coding sequence ATGAAATATCCTATAGGAATACAATCTTTTGAGCAAATCATTCAAGGTGGTTTTGTGTATGTTGATAAGACAGACTTAGTCTATCAACTAGTATATAGTGGAAAAATTTATTTTCTGGGTCGCCCTCGGCGATTTGGAAAGAGTCTTCTCGTATCTACATTGGAACAATATTTCCTTGGGAACAAGGAACTTTTCAAGGGGCTTGCTATGGACAAGCTGGAGACAGAATGGAAGCAATACCCGGTGTTTCATGTAGATTTCAGCACAGGCAATTACTTGAATGATGGAGCTTTGGAAGAAAAATTATCGGGGACAATTTCGCGATGGGAGACACGGTATGGTGTAGAGAACACTTATGATGATTTGGGCTTGCGTTTCCAAGAGGTACTTCGTGCTGCTCATGAGAAGACAGGGCTAGGTGCTGTCGTGCTCATTGATGAATACGACAAGCCAATTTTGGACGTACTAGACCTTGACTATCAGGTGGAGCACTTAGGTAAGATGATTAGTTTGGAGGAAAAGCATCGCAACATCATGAAGTCGTTTTATGCTACTTTCAAGGGGGCTGATGCTGACCTTCGCTTTGTTTTCCTCACAGGTGTTACAAAGTTCTCGCAAATTAGCATGTTCAGCGGGTTCAACCAGCCTGATGACATCAGTTTGAATCGTAACTACGAGTCTATATGTGGAATTACCAAGGATGAGTTGGTCAGATATTTTGCTGAACCAATTAAGGAACTTGCAGAAGATTACGATTGTAGTTATGACGAGATGCTGACTATGCTTAAACAGAAATATGATGGCTATCATTTCAGTAAACGCATGACAGATATTTTTAATCCCTTTAGCATCCTGAATGCCTTTAACCAGATGGACTTCGGAAACTATTGGTTTAAGAGTGGCACACCGACTTATCTGGTTCGTTTGCTTTCTCATTTTGACCAAAACATGAATGAGCTGATAGGAAAGTATTATTCCACAAGTCAGTTTGATGATTATAAGGCGGATGTAGAAATGCCATTGCCTATGATTTATCAGAGTGGTTATCTGACTATCAAGGGTTTTGATCGTGACACGCAATCGTATCTTCTTGACATCCCAAACAATGAGGTGCGTGAGGGGTTGTTGACGGTGCTCGCTAACAATTACTTGAAGACGAAAGAGGATTCTGCGAGTTGGCTTATCAGTTCTGTACATCAGTTGAAGCGAGGCAAGCTACAGGAATTCATGGATTCGCTCACAGCTTTCCTCGCCAGCATTCCGTACAGTGTACGCCGCAGGAATGATGAGCGAGAGTATGAGCGATACTTCGATTATACTTTCTATTTGCTCCTCCGTATGCTGAGTTGCTATATGCTCTTTCGTGAGAAGGAGACGAGCAAGGGTAGGGCGGATTGTGTCTATGAAACCCCTAACGATGTCTATATCTTCGAGTTCAAACTGGACGGATCGGCGGAAGGAGCCTTGCTGCAGATAGAGGACAAGGGTTATGCCAAGGCGTACGCTACGGATGCCCGACATATTCATCAGATAGGTGTCAACTTCTCGTCGAAGTCTGGTACGATAGAGGAGTGGAAGGAAAAGTGA
- a CDS encoding ATP-binding protein, translated as MAKIVNFYPVGIQTFENIREGNYLYVDKTKYIVNFREKKMKFIFLSRPRRFGKSLFASTLQAYFEGRKELFEGLAIADYEKEWVKYPVFHFDMSGAKHMDAEALDSYLNLELLPYEKLYGKGEGETYPNERLEGIVKRAYKQTGQKAVVIIDEYDAPLLDVVHEKDNLQQLRRIMQNFYSPLKKLDPHLEFVFITGITKFSQLSIFSELNNLENISMFDQYSAICGISMTELTSVMKPDVEGLGDALGLTYDECLEELRLYYDGYHFSKHSEDVFNPFSLIRAMNGQAIESYWFGSGTPSYLIKSLQKYHVNVMDIETKGVTIDDFDVSPEQMTSALPLLYQSGYLTIKGYKPLTKSYQLGYPNKEVRIGMLRSLSPNYLSPVSIDNNGLVTEFIDYLYDENIEGAMNCLKAYLSSISNRLSNKNERDFQTVFYLIFNLMGAFIKVEEESAIGRADAVLQLPNTIYVFELKYDGSAEDALRQIDEKGYLIPYTASGKKLVKVGVNYDSTQRTIGEWLIRKG; from the coding sequence ATGGCAAAAATAGTTAATTTCTATCCTGTAGGAATACAGACTTTTGAGAATATTCGTGAGGGTAATTATCTCTATGTAGATAAGACAAAATATATCGTGAATTTTCGAGAGAAAAAGATGAAGTTTATCTTTCTGAGTCGTCCCCGACGATTTGGAAAGTCTCTCTTTGCATCTACCCTTCAGGCTTATTTCGAAGGAAGAAAAGAACTTTTTGAAGGACTTGCTATTGCCGATTATGAGAAAGAATGGGTGAAATATCCAGTCTTTCATTTTGACATGAGTGGTGCTAAGCACATGGATGCAGAAGCATTGGACAGTTATCTTAATCTGGAACTTTTACCTTACGAAAAACTTTATGGTAAAGGGGAAGGTGAGACTTATCCTAATGAAAGACTGGAAGGTATCGTAAAGCGCGCTTACAAGCAGACAGGTCAGAAGGCTGTAGTCATCATTGATGAATATGATGCTCCGTTGTTAGATGTAGTGCATGAGAAAGACAACCTGCAACAACTCCGTCGTATCATGCAAAACTTCTATAGCCCTCTGAAAAAGCTTGACCCACATTTGGAATTCGTTTTCATCACAGGTATCACCAAGTTCTCTCAGCTTAGTATCTTTAGTGAGTTGAACAATCTGGAAAATATCAGTATGTTCGATCAATATTCCGCCATTTGCGGTATAAGTATGACGGAACTTACTTCTGTAATGAAGCCTGATGTTGAAGGGTTGGGTGATGCTCTTGGATTAACCTATGATGAATGTTTAGAAGAACTTCGCTTATATTATGATGGTTATCACTTCAGCAAGCATTCCGAGGATGTTTTCAATCCTTTCAGCTTGATTCGCGCCATGAATGGTCAAGCCATAGAATCCTATTGGTTTGGTTCTGGTACGCCAAGTTATCTGATAAAGAGTTTGCAGAAATACCATGTTAACGTGATGGATATAGAGACAAAAGGAGTTACTATTGATGATTTCGATGTATCTCCCGAGCAGATGACTTCCGCCTTACCTTTGCTCTATCAGAGTGGCTATCTTACAATCAAGGGCTATAAGCCCCTTACCAAGAGCTATCAGTTGGGTTATCCTAACAAGGAGGTGAGGATAGGAATGTTGCGAAGTCTGTCTCCTAACTATCTGTCTCCAGTTTCAATAGACAACAATGGTTTAGTGACAGAGTTCATAGATTATCTTTATGATGAGAATATTGAAGGGGCAATGAATTGTCTGAAGGCTTATCTCTCAAGTATTTCTAACCGTTTAAGCAATAAGAATGAGCGTGATTTTCAAACGGTTTTTTATCTGATATTCAACCTGATGGGAGCGTTCATTAAGGTGGAAGAGGAGAGTGCTATTGGTAGGGCTGATGCCGTACTACAGTTGCCTAATACGATTTATGTGTTTGAACTTAAGTATGATGGATCTGCAGAAGATGCATTGCGACAGATTGATGAAAAGGGTTATTTAATACCTTATACTGCAAGTGGTAAGAAACTTGTGAAAGTAGGTGTGAACTATGACAGTACCCAGCGGACGATAGGAGAGTGGCTAATTAGAAAAGGTTAG
- a CDS encoding glycosyltransferase family 2 protein, with protein MANNIVSVIMPTYNTGKLLFGSINSVLNQTYSNIELLIVDDCSSDEETKRILNDFSQKDCRVNVTYLKSNHGASYARNIAIEKATGRYIAFCDSDDKWHPEKIEKQIDLMEKKNCALCCSAYCICDIHNNIVGINIPPKHITLNQMKYDNKIGCTTAIYDIKRLGKKYFMPKLYKSEDWALFLQIIKACKDCYAYTEEPLAYYCLRSESLSSNKLSMIKYNLAVYQEILGYNPIKAYTTFLLGFIPSYFKKIIRRKIDSYKYLKKHSSFTQK; from the coding sequence ATGGCAAATAATATCGTTTCTGTAATTATGCCTACATATAATACGGGCAAATTACTATTTGGTAGCATCAATAGCGTACTGAACCAAACATATTCTAATATAGAATTGCTCATTGTAGATGATTGCTCATCAGACGAGGAAACAAAAAGAATTCTAAATGATTTTTCACAGAAAGATTGTCGAGTAAATGTTACCTATCTGAAAAGTAATCACGGAGCAAGTTATGCCCGTAATATTGCAATAGAAAAAGCCACAGGGCGATACATTGCATTTTGTGACAGTGACGACAAATGGCATCCCGAAAAAATCGAAAAACAAATTGATTTAATGGAGAAAAAGAATTGCGCACTATGCTGCAGTGCCTACTGTATCTGTGATATTCATAACAATATCGTTGGCATAAACATCCCTCCTAAGCACATTACATTAAATCAAATGAAATATGATAATAAGATTGGCTGCACTACTGCGATATATGATATTAAAAGATTAGGTAAGAAATACTTCATGCCAAAATTATATAAAAGTGAAGATTGGGCTTTATTCTTACAAATAATAAAAGCATGTAAGGATTGCTATGCCTATACAGAGGAACCACTTGCCTACTATTGTCTGAGAAGCGAATCCTTATCAAGCAATAAACTTTCAATGATAAAATACAATTTAGCAGTATATCAGGAAATATTAGGTTATAATCCAATAAAAGCCTATACTACATTCTTATTAGGCTTCATACCATCATATTTCAAAAAAATCATAAGAAGAAAAATTGACAGCTATAAATATCTTAAGAAACATAGTAGTTTTACACAAAAATAA
- a CDS encoding lipocalin-like domain-containing protein, translating to MFTKKYKIVHAMMVAFVAISMFAFSSCELESSDNGKLDGFWHLESIDSLENGKTVDMSKLHVFWGIEFKLIAATQYDNNTERMYFRFEQTSDSLKITQAFINHGHQDNGEDGGDIPLTEVTNDLRYYGINNLPEGFAKEALSGSKMILRSKTLRLKFKKF from the coding sequence ATGTTTACGAAAAAATATAAGATTGTTCACGCCATGATGGTAGCTTTTGTAGCTATTAGCATGTTTGCTTTCTCTTCCTGTGAACTGGAATCCAGTGACAATGGCAAGCTTGATGGCTTCTGGCATCTGGAGAGTATTGATTCTCTTGAGAATGGCAAGACGGTTGATATGTCTAAGTTGCATGTCTTCTGGGGAATTGAGTTTAAACTGATTGCGGCAACACAGTATGACAATAATACTGAGCGGATGTATTTCCGCTTTGAGCAAACTTCTGATAGTTTGAAGATTACTCAGGCTTTTATTAATCATGGCCATCAGGACAATGGTGAAGATGGAGGTGATATTCCTTTGACTGAGGTTACCAACGATTTGCGATACTACGGAATCAATAATCTTCCGGAAGGTTTCGCTAAAGAAGCACTCAGCGGTAGCAAGATGATTCTTCGTTCGAAGACCTTGAGATTGAAATTCAAGAAGTTCTAA
- a CDS encoding ATP-binding protein, with product MKYPIGIQSFEQIIQGGFVYVDKTDLVYQLVYSGKIYFLGRPRRFGKSLLVSTLEQYFRGNKELFKGLAIDKLETEWKQYPVFHIDFSTGNYLNDGVLEDVLSDNLTEWETQYEVAKTSNDLGLRFQKVLRAAHEKTGLGAVVLIDEYDKPILDVIELDYRVEHLGKMISLEEKHRNIMKSFYTTFKGADADLRFVFLTGVTKFSQISMFSGFNQPADISLSRNYEALCGITKDELVKYFAEPIAEIAQIYHCTEEEMLQKLKMKYDGYHFSEKMVDVFNPFSLLNAFYNMKLGGYWFKSGTPTYLVRLLNHFDENLDELVGKYYGVPQFDDYKADIEKPLPMIYQSGYLTIKDYDQDTESFLLDIPNNEVREGLLTILANAYLQTKEDSASWLITSVHQLKRGKLQEFMDSLTAFLASIPYSVRRRNDEREYERYFDYTFYLLLRMLSCYMLFREKETSKGRADCVYETPNDVYIFEFKLDGSAEGALLQIEDKGYAKEYATDARHIHQIGVNFSSKSGTIEEWKEK from the coding sequence ATGAAATATCCTATAGGAATACAATCTTTTGAGCAAATCATTCAAGGTGGTTTTGTGTATGTTGATAAGACAGACTTGGTCTATCAACTAGTATATAGTGGAAAAATTTATTTTCTGGGTCGCCCTCGGCGATTCGGAAAAAGTCTTCTTGTGTCAACCTTGGAACAATATTTCCGTGGAAACAAAGAGCTATTCAAGGGTCTTGCTATTGACAAGCTGGAAACAGAATGGAAACAATATCCTGTGTTTCACATAGATTTCAGTACGGGCAATTATCTGAATGATGGAGTTTTAGAAGATGTGTTGTCGGATAATCTCACCGAATGGGAAACTCAATATGAAGTTGCCAAGACCAGTAATGACTTGGGGTTGCGCTTTCAAAAAGTGCTTCGAGCTGCTCATGAGAAAACGGGACTTGGTGCCGTTGTGCTCATTGATGAATACGACAAGCCAATCTTGGACGTAATAGAACTTGACTATCGGGTCGAACATCTTGGTAAGATGATTAGTTTGGAAGAAAAGCATCGTAACATCATGAAGTCTTTCTATACCACTTTTAAGGGGGCTGACGCAGACCTTCGCTTTGTGTTCCTCACTGGTGTTACGAAATTCTCGCAAATCAGCATGTTCAGTGGATTTAACCAACCTGCTGACATCAGCTTAAGCAGAAATTACGAAGCTCTCTGTGGTATTACCAAGGATGAGCTGGTGAAATATTTTGCCGAGCCTATAGCGGAAATTGCCCAGATATATCATTGCACGGAAGAGGAGATGCTGCAAAAGTTGAAAATGAAATATGACGGCTATCACTTCAGTGAGAAAATGGTGGATGTTTTCAATCCTTTCAGCTTGCTCAATGCTTTTTACAACATGAAGTTAGGTGGGTATTGGTTTAAAAGCGGCACGCCTACTTACCTTGTGCGTCTGTTGAATCATTTTGATGAGAATCTTGATGAATTGGTAGGAAAATATTATGGGGTGCCACAGTTTGATGACTATAAGGCGGATATAGAGAAGCCTTTGCCGATGATTTACCAAAGCGGCTATCTCACCATCAAGGATTATGACCAGGACACGGAGTCGTTCTTGCTCGATATCCCTAACAATGAAGTGAGAGAAGGACTTCTTACAATCTTGGCAAATGCTTATCTCCAGACAAAGGAGGATTCTGCAAGTTGGCTCATTACTTCTGTACATCAGTTGAAGCGAGGCAAGCTACAGGAATTCATGGATTCGCTCACAGCTTTCCTCGCCAGCATTCCGTACAGTGTACGCCGCAGGAATGATGAGCGAGAGTATGAGCGATACTTCGATTATACTTTCTATTTGCTCCTCCGTATGCTGAGTTGCTATATGCTCTTTCGTGAGAAGGAGACGAGCAAGGGTAGGGCGGATTGTGTCTATGAAACCCCTAACGATGTCTATATCTTCGAGTTCAAACTGGACGGATCGGCGGAAGGAGCCTTGCTGCAGATAGAGGACAAGGGTTATGCCAAGGAGTACGCTACGGATGCCCGACATATTCATCAGATAGGTGTCAACTTCTCGTCGAAGTCTGGTACGATAGAGGAGTGGAAGGAAAAGTAA
- a CDS encoding macro domain-containing protein: MIRFVKGNLLESSAQALVNTVNTVGVMGKGIALQFKEAYPNNYILYRKACKDKLVRVGSMFITHEQNVYGINKIIVNFPTKTTWRKPSEYSYIEMGLKDLKDKILEYHIESIAIPPLGSHNGGLDWNVVKQMIINQLSELNCDIILYEPNEAIIELMKSERVKLTPARAMLLYMLCSLVSEGEFASEFAAEKLAYFLQKFGAKDSFKLQFRQYYYGPYSGKVRFVLHYLNGSYLKGVGQMEQKPFDPIWLLPDTFKDVQDFFAKEENRHYEDICKKTASFLSGFYSNYLLELLSTVDFILHNNADLKEWLIMKPQKVYELVILHINQWSERKKYLFNNEEYVRLVLNHLYQFEKQNTGLLYV; encoded by the coding sequence ATGATTAGATTTGTAAAAGGCAATTTATTGGAAAGTTCTGCTCAAGCACTTGTGAATACAGTAAATACTGTGGGAGTGATGGGTAAAGGTATAGCTTTGCAATTTAAGGAGGCTTACCCTAATAATTATATTCTATACAGAAAGGCATGTAAAGATAAACTTGTTCGGGTTGGTTCTATGTTCATAACTCATGAACAAAATGTATATGGAATAAATAAAATCATAGTAAATTTTCCTACAAAAACGACCTGGAGAAAGCCCTCTGAGTATTCCTATATAGAGATGGGACTTAAAGATTTGAAAGATAAGATTCTTGAATATCATATCGAGTCTATAGCAATACCTCCATTAGGCAGTCATAATGGTGGCTTGGATTGGAATGTTGTAAAACAGATGATTATTAACCAATTGTCTGAGCTGAATTGTGACATTATACTTTATGAACCAAATGAAGCAATTATAGAGTTGATGAAATCTGAACGAGTGAAATTGACTCCAGCAAGAGCTATGTTGCTATATATGCTCTGTTCCTTGGTTTCTGAAGGTGAATTTGCGTCTGAATTTGCTGCAGAAAAGCTGGCATATTTTCTGCAAAAATTTGGAGCAAAGGATAGTTTTAAATTACAGTTTAGACAGTATTATTATGGTCCTTATTCCGGTAAGGTAAGATTTGTTCTTCATTACTTAAACGGAAGTTATCTAAAAGGTGTAGGACAGATGGAACAAAAACCATTTGATCCTATTTGGTTGTTACCAGATACTTTCAAAGATGTCCAGGACTTCTTTGCAAAAGAAGAGAATAGGCATTATGAGGATATTTGTAAGAAAACAGCAAGTTTCCTCTCTGGCTTTTATTCCAATTATCTTTTGGAGTTATTGTCAACTGTTGATTTTATCTTGCATAACAATGCAGATCTTAAGGAGTGGCTGATAATGAAACCTCAAAAAGTATATGAACTGGTGATTTTGCATATTAATCAATGGAGTGAACGCAAAAAGTATTTATTCAATAATGAAGAGTATGTTCGTCTGGTGTTAAATCATCTGTATCAGTTCGAAAAACAGAATACTGGATTATTATATGTGTGA
- a CDS encoding sugar transferase, with protein MNSDVNNPRFIADGMNEFERNIKRIGDFLLSGISLIIFSPLFVICYILVRREDGGPAIFKQERIGRFGRPFYIYKFRSMRVDAEKNGPQLFGHKKDTRMTKIGVFLRDHHLDELPQLWNVFKGDMAFIGPRPERKFYIDQIIKHDPRYEYLYQIRPGVTSYATLYNGYTDTMEKMLRRLDLDLYYLEHRSWWFDAKILIKTFINIAFGKKF; from the coding sequence ATGAATTCCGATGTAAACAATCCTCGATTCATTGCTGATGGCATGAATGAGTTTGAGCGCAATATCAAGCGCATCGGTGACTTTTTGCTTTCAGGCATAAGTCTCATCATATTCTCACCTCTATTTGTCATCTGTTACATTCTGGTGAGAAGAGAGGATGGAGGTCCTGCTATCTTCAAGCAAGAACGCATCGGACGATTTGGACGACCTTTCTATATCTATAAATTCCGTTCTATGAGAGTGGATGCAGAGAAGAATGGTCCTCAGCTTTTCGGGCACAAAAAGGATACTCGTATGACAAAGATTGGAGTTTTCCTTCGCGACCATCATCTCGATGAACTGCCTCAACTCTGGAATGTTTTCAAGGGTGATATGGCGTTTATTGGTCCTCGCCCTGAGCGCAAGTTCTATATCGATCAAATAATTAAGCACGATCCTCGATATGAGTATCTCTATCAGATTCGTCCTGGAGTTACCTCCTACGCTACGCTCTATAATGGTTATACTGACACCATGGAGAAAATGCTGCGACGTCTGGATTTAGATCTCTATTATTTGGAGCACCGCTCATGGTGGTTTGATGCTAAGATTCTCATCAAGACTTTCATCAACATCGCATTTGGAAAGAAATTCTAA
- a CDS encoding ATP-binding protein, with protein MKYPIGIQTFDKIIDGGYSYVDKTALVYKMAHYAQNLFLSRPRRFGKSLLVSTLQAYFEGRKDLFKGLAIEKLEQEWEVYPVIHIDMSRGKYYQLKNLHAILNGILSNYEDLYHVGTLSENSDVYSERLANIIAAACQQTGKQVVVLIDEYDAPMHDSMNDEKLQNQIRNVLRDFFSPLKQQDANLRFVFITGISKFSQLSIFSELNNLKILTMKNEYATVCGFTEEEILKKYTEDIEAFAEENEMTYDEAVAALRYHYDGYHFSEKSPGIYNPFSIINALDDKELNSYWFSSGTPTFLVELLQKKGLDMLQIDDLWASDKRFDVPTEKITDPIPVLYQSGYLTIKEYDKQSRLYRLGFPNEEVRQGFSTSLFRYYSPDGMGKYDALCRAYYDCVVRDGDMDAFLSHLKTFYDKFPYTLVNNNERHYQAVMYTIFAMLGTDITPEQPTSDGRIDMVLKTDDYIYIFELKYGKDAETAITQIENKKYAAAFADDKREKVLVGINFSEDSRTIDDWSVIGM; from the coding sequence ATGAAATATCCTATAGGAATCCAGACTTTCGACAAAATAATCGATGGTGGTTACTCTTATGTAGATAAGACTGCCCTTGTGTATAAAATGGCGCATTATGCGCAAAATTTGTTTCTGAGTCGTCCTCGACGATTTGGAAAATCGCTTCTTGTATCTACTCTTCAGGCTTATTTTGAGGGACGCAAGGATTTGTTCAAAGGACTTGCTATCGAAAAACTGGAACAGGAATGGGAGGTCTATCCTGTGATTCATATAGATATGAGTAGAGGTAAGTATTATCAGTTGAAGAATTTGCACGCTATCCTTAATGGAATCTTGTCGAATTATGAGGATTTGTATCATGTGGGGACTCTCTCTGAAAATTCTGATGTCTATAGCGAAAGATTGGCTAACATTATAGCGGCTGCTTGTCAGCAGACTGGCAAGCAGGTCGTAGTTCTCATTGATGAGTATGACGCACCGATGCATGACTCTATGAATGATGAAAAATTACAAAATCAAATCAGGAATGTCCTGCGTGATTTCTTCAGTCCATTGAAGCAGCAAGATGCCAACCTACGTTTCGTCTTCATTACGGGTATTTCAAAGTTTAGTCAGTTAAGTATTTTCAGCGAACTTAACAACTTGAAAATCTTAACCATGAAGAATGAATATGCCACAGTCTGTGGATTTACGGAAGAGGAAATTCTTAAAAAATATACGGAAGACATCGAAGCCTTTGCCGAGGAAAATGAGATGACTTATGATGAAGCCGTGGCTGCTTTGCGCTACCATTATGACGGATATCATTTCTCAGAGAAGTCACCTGGCATCTATAACCCATTCAGTATCATCAATGCATTGGATGATAAAGAATTGAACAGCTATTGGTTCTCCTCGGGCACTCCAACGTTCCTGGTTGAACTTTTACAGAAAAAGGGCTTGGACATGCTCCAGATAGATGACCTCTGGGCATCAGATAAGCGTTTTGATGTGCCAACTGAGAAAATAACGGACCCAATCCCAGTCTTGTACCAGAGTGGCTATCTTACTATCAAAGAGTATGATAAGCAAAGTAGGCTGTATCGTTTGGGCTTTCCTAATGAGGAAGTGCGTCAGGGCTTCTCTACGAGCCTCTTCCGATATTATTCTCCTGATGGTATGGGGAAGTATGATGCTTTGTGCCGTGCATACTATGACTGTGTGGTGCGAGATGGTGACATGGACGCATTTTTGTCTCACCTAAAAACATTCTACGACAAATTTCCTTATACATTGGTCAATAACAATGAACGTCATTATCAAGCGGTGATGTACACGATATTTGCCATGTTAGGAACTGATATTACCCCCGAACAACCAACTTCTGATGGTAGAATTGATATGGTCTTGAAGACAGATGACTATATCTACATCTTTGAGTTGAAGTATGGCAAGGATGCTGAAACTGCCATTACTCAGATAGAGAATAAAAAGTATGCAGCTGCCTTTGCTGATGATAAGCGTGAGAAGGTGTTGGTTGGTATCAACTTCTCTGAGGATAGCCGCACGATTGATGATTGGAGTGTGATAGGAATGTAG